The following coding sequences are from one Desulfovibrio psychrotolerans window:
- a CDS encoding queuosine precursor transporter translates to MNELIWIGFALLDLTVTLVMYRLFGKTGLFALIVFNLLLCNIQVLKTVELFGLTTTLGNILYAGVFLATDMLGELHGKEEAKKGVMLGFATLILATVYMQIALLYTPAPDDFAQPLLEGIFGFLPRLAVASMAAYLVSQWHDVWAFHFWRRVTNGRALWLRNNASTLVSQALDSSIFCTLAFWGVFPAPVLMEIMLTTYLFKVVVALLDTPFLYLARRVRPAEAAHGN, encoded by the coding sequence GTGAACGAGCTTATCTGGATAGGCTTTGCCCTGCTGGACCTCACCGTCACGCTGGTCATGTACAGGCTGTTCGGCAAGACGGGGCTTTTTGCCCTTATCGTGTTCAACCTGCTGCTCTGCAACATTCAGGTTCTGAAGACTGTGGAGCTTTTCGGACTGACTACCACACTGGGCAATATCCTCTACGCCGGGGTGTTTCTTGCCACCGACATGCTGGGCGAGCTGCACGGCAAGGAGGAGGCGAAAAAGGGCGTGATGCTGGGCTTTGCCACACTCATTCTCGCCACCGTGTACATGCAGATAGCCCTGCTCTACACCCCGGCACCGGACGACTTTGCCCAGCCTCTGCTGGAGGGTATATTCGGATTCCTGCCGCGTCTGGCGGTGGCATCTATGGCGGCGTATCTTGTCTCGCAATGGCATGACGTGTGGGCCTTCCATTTCTGGAGACGGGTGACCAACGGACGCGCCCTGTGGCTGCGCAATAACGCCTCCACCCTTGTTTCGCAGGCGCTGGATTCTTCCATCTTCTGCACGCTGGCCTTCTGGGGTGTTTTTCCCGCGCCCGTGCTCATGGAGATTATGCTTACCACCTACCTGTTCAAGGTTGTCGTCGCCCTGCTGGATACGCCCTTTCTCTATCTTGCGCGCCGGGTACGCCCTGCCGAGGCTGCACACGGCAACTGA
- a CDS encoding GGDEF domain-containing protein: protein MRGTSKKRIMWGMGLEEADEALIRSVGRKDFTLVMLPEGSIPSAKDMDRDEPSLVWIAKSAWDQLKKLPVNTTRHLEIVPRVLLLGGHYSMHELEDALDSGFTDVIKPPLTEARIRDVLMRAAETHNLYHDIIRMTREICLERELLERKNDILSFIVSFLSRATESLEPLEIMQSAQEDLAMLLPISATGAVCWAPGAGRRFEAGLYVPVRQPHAAYDEWVTLLLASAEKLSDRSVDEYHTEYLAPAEAEAPVLPEAGKVVILPLKTGGETLGAFALLARNELHLGKDQLQILKSAMRHLALALKNAMLYREVKQHADLDGLTLVHNRRHFDTRLAEETERHIRYAQPFTLMMLDIDHFKPINDTYGHQAGDAVLKQLAGLLRSTLRTTDYVARYGGEEFVVILPYTPDEQALMLAERLRSIIEGHPFSHEGLNIPVTVSIGLSPVPETQAQTAEQILGDADRALYRAKACGRNRVCSATQCHIAASADPTRTRKDSNKQPVLTGHAGGGSPVTGNRLSRTGKPKLAGNC, encoded by the coding sequence ATGCGCGGTACAAGCAAGAAAAGAATAATGTGGGGCATGGGCCTTGAAGAGGCTGACGAGGCACTTATCCGTTCCGTGGGGAGGAAGGATTTTACGCTCGTCATGCTGCCTGAAGGGTCCATTCCCAGCGCCAAGGACATGGACAGGGACGAGCCGAGCCTTGTCTGGATTGCCAAGTCCGCATGGGACCAATTGAAGAAACTGCCTGTGAATACCACGAGGCATCTGGAAATTGTTCCCCGCGTGCTGCTGCTGGGCGGACACTACAGCATGCATGAACTGGAAGACGCACTGGACAGCGGATTCACGGACGTGATCAAGCCGCCGCTGACGGAGGCGCGTATTCGCGATGTGCTCATGCGCGCAGCGGAAACGCACAACCTCTATCATGACATCATCCGCATGACCCGCGAGATATGTCTTGAGCGGGAACTGCTGGAACGCAAAAACGATATACTTTCCTTTATTGTCTCCTTCCTCTCGCGTGCCACGGAAAGCCTTGAGCCGCTGGAGATCATGCAGAGCGCACAGGAAGATCTTGCCATGCTGCTGCCCATTTCCGCCACAGGGGCGGTGTGCTGGGCCCCCGGTGCCGGACGGCGTTTTGAGGCCGGACTGTATGTTCCCGTACGCCAGCCGCATGCCGCCTACGATGAATGGGTGACGTTGCTGCTTGCCAGTGCGGAGAAACTCTCTGACCGCTCCGTGGACGAATACCACACGGAGTACCTTGCCCCTGCTGAAGCGGAGGCACCCGTGCTGCCGGAAGCGGGAAAGGTTGTCATTCTGCCGCTGAAAACCGGCGGAGAAACCCTTGGGGCGTTTGCCCTGCTTGCCCGCAACGAACTGCATCTGGGCAAGGACCAACTGCAGATTCTGAAATCGGCCATGCGGCATCTGGCTTTGGCGCTCAAAAACGCCATGCTTTACCGTGAAGTGAAGCAGCACGCTGATCTGGACGGGCTGACCCTGGTGCACAACCGCAGGCATTTTGATACGCGGCTGGCGGAGGAAACCGAGAGGCACATACGCTACGCACAGCCCTTTACCCTGATGATGCTGGATATTGACCACTTTAAGCCCATTAACGACACCTACGGGCATCAGGCGGGTGATGCCGTGCTTAAGCAGCTTGCGGGACTTTTGCGCAGCACCCTGCGTACCACCGACTATGTGGCACGCTACGGCGGTGAGGAATTTGTGGTTATTCTTCCTTACACGCCCGATGAGCAGGCCCTTATGCTGGCAGAACGCCTGCGCTCCATTATAGAAGGCCACCCGTTCAGCCATGAAGGCCTGAACATTCCCGTGACCGTGAGCATAGGCCTTTCCCCCGTGCCGGAAACGCAGGCGCAGACGGCTGAACAGATTCTGGGCGATGCAGACAGGGCTCTTTACCGCGCCAAAGCGTGCGGAAGAAACCGCGTGTGCAGTGCGACGCAGTGTCATATAGCTGCTTCAGCGGACCCGACCCGGACACGCAAGGACAGCAACAAGCAGCCCGTGCTGACAGGACATGCAGGCGGCGGCTCTCCCGTGACCGGGAACAGGCTCAGCCGGACCGGAAAACCCAAGCTGGCGGGGAACTGCTAG